Proteins found in one Zea mays cultivar B73 chromosome 1, Zm-B73-REFERENCE-NAM-5.0, whole genome shotgun sequence genomic segment:
- the LOC542388 gene encoding protein IN2-1 isoform X1 produces the protein MAAAAGPSSSVKETLPPALGSTSQPPPVFDGTTRLYICYFCPFAQRAWVTRNLKGLQDKMELVAIDLQDKPAWYKDKVYAQGTVPSLEHDSEVRGESLDLIRYIDSNFDGPALLPEDAAKRQFADELFASANAFTKALYSPLLSHAAVSDEVVAALDKLEADLSKFDDGPFFLGQFSLVPRCILPGLKRGLIAQDIFFTLSNNNMLDPPFQADVAYVTILERVQIYYSHLRNYDIAQGRSNLQEFIDEMNKIEAYAQTKNDPLFLLDLAKNHLKIA, from the exons ATGGCCGCAGCCGCAGGGCCATCAAG CTCTGTGAAGGAGACGCTCCCGCCGGCCCTCGGCTCCACCTCCCAGCCACCTCCCGTCTTCGATGGCACCACCAG GCTGTACATCTGCTACTTCTGCCCGTTCGCTCAGCGCGCCTGGGTCACCAGGAACTTGAAG GGTTTGCAGGACAAGATGGAGCTGGTGGCCATCGATCTGCAGGACAAACCGGCTTGGTACAAGGACAAGGTTTACGCACAGGGCACG GTGCCTTCCCTGGAGCACGACAGCGAGGTCAGGGGCGAGAGCTTGGACCTGATCAGGTACATCGACAGCAACTTTGACGGCCCCGCGCTGCTCCCAGAG GATGCTGCGAAGAGGCAGTTTGCTGACGAACTGTTCGCGTCTGCCAACGCGTTCACCAAAGCCCTCTACTCGCCGTTGCTGTCCCACGCGGCCGTGTCAGACGAAGTTG TTGCGGCTCTGGATAAACTCGAAGCTGACCTATCCAAGTTCGACGACGGGCCCTTCTTCCTAGGCCAATTCAGCTTGGTACCTCGCTGCATTCTTCCCGGCCTGAAACGTGGTTTGATCGCCCAAGATATTTTTTTTACTCTTTCTAATAACAATATGCTCGACCCCCCTTTTCAGGCGGATGTAGCGTACGTTACGATTCTGGAAAGGGTTCAGATATACTATTCCCATCTTAGGAACTACGACATCGCCCAAGGCAGGTCCAACCTACAGGAATTCATCGAcgagatgaacaagatcgaagcgTATGCGCAGACCAAGAACGATCCTCTGTTCTTGCTTGATCTTGCCAAGAACCATCTTAAG ATTGCCTGA
- the LOC542388 gene encoding protein IN2-1 isoform X2 — protein sequence MESNACVCMCSSVKETLPPALGSTSQPPPVFDGTTRLYICYFCPFAQRAWVTRNLKGLQDKMELVAIDLQDKPAWYKDKVYAQGTVPSLEHDSEVRGESLDLIRYIDSNFDGPALLPEDAAKRQFADELFASANAFTKALYSPLLSHAAVSDEVVAALDKLEADLSKFDDGPFFLGQFSLADVAYVTILERVQIYYSHLRNYDIAQGRSNLQEFIDEMNKIEAYAQTKNDPLFLLDLAKNHLKIA from the exons ATGGAATCGAACGCCTGTGTCTGTATGTGCAGCTCTGTGAAGGAGACGCTCCCGCCGGCCCTCGGCTCCACCTCCCAGCCACCTCCCGTCTTCGATGGCACCACCAG GCTGTACATCTGCTACTTCTGCCCGTTCGCTCAGCGCGCCTGGGTCACCAGGAACTTGAAG GGTTTGCAGGACAAGATGGAGCTGGTGGCCATCGATCTGCAGGACAAACCGGCTTGGTACAAGGACAAGGTTTACGCACAGGGCACG GTGCCTTCCCTGGAGCACGACAGCGAGGTCAGGGGCGAGAGCTTGGACCTGATCAGGTACATCGACAGCAACTTTGACGGCCCCGCGCTGCTCCCAGAG GATGCTGCGAAGAGGCAGTTTGCTGACGAACTGTTCGCGTCTGCCAACGCGTTCACCAAAGCCCTCTACTCGCCGTTGCTGTCCCACGCGGCCGTGTCAGACGAAGTTG TTGCGGCTCTGGATAAACTCGAAGCTGACCTATCCAAGTTCGACGACGGGCCCTTCTTCCTAGGCCAATTCAGCTTG GCGGATGTAGCGTACGTTACGATTCTGGAAAGGGTTCAGATATACTATTCCCATCTTAGGAACTACGACATCGCCCAAGGCAGGTCCAACCTACAGGAATTCATCGAcgagatgaacaagatcgaagcgTATGCGCAGACCAAGAACGATCCTCTGTTCTTGCTTGATCTTGCCAAGAACCATCTTAAG ATTGCCTGA
- the LOC542388 gene encoding protein IN2-1 isoform X3, with product MAAAAGPSSSVKETLPPALGSTSQPPPVFDGTTRLYICYFCPFAQRAWVTRNLKGLQDKMELVAIDLQDKPAWYKDKVYAQGTQVPSLEHDSEVRGESLDLIRYIDSNFDGPALLPEDAAKRQFADELFASANAFTKALYSPLLSHAAVSDEVVAALDKLEADLSKFDDGPFFLGQFSLADVAYVTILERVQIYYSHLRNYDIAQGRSNLQEFIDEMNKIEAYAQTKNDPLFLLDLAKNHLKIA from the exons ATGGCCGCAGCCGCAGGGCCATCAAG CTCTGTGAAGGAGACGCTCCCGCCGGCCCTCGGCTCCACCTCCCAGCCACCTCCCGTCTTCGATGGCACCACCAG GCTGTACATCTGCTACTTCTGCCCGTTCGCTCAGCGCGCCTGGGTCACCAGGAACTTGAAG GGTTTGCAGGACAAGATGGAGCTGGTGGCCATCGATCTGCAGGACAAACCGGCTTGGTACAAGGACAAGGTTTACGCACAGGGCACG CAGGTGCCTTCCCTGGAGCACGACAGCGAGGTCAGGGGCGAGAGCTTGGACCTGATCAGGTACATCGACAGCAACTTTGACGGCCCCGCGCTGCTCCCAGAG GATGCTGCGAAGAGGCAGTTTGCTGACGAACTGTTCGCGTCTGCCAACGCGTTCACCAAAGCCCTCTACTCGCCGTTGCTGTCCCACGCGGCCGTGTCAGACGAAGTTG TTGCGGCTCTGGATAAACTCGAAGCTGACCTATCCAAGTTCGACGACGGGCCCTTCTTCCTAGGCCAATTCAGCTTG GCGGATGTAGCGTACGTTACGATTCTGGAAAGGGTTCAGATATACTATTCCCATCTTAGGAACTACGACATCGCCCAAGGCAGGTCCAACCTACAGGAATTCATCGAcgagatgaacaagatcgaagcgTATGCGCAGACCAAGAACGATCCTCTGTTCTTGCTTGATCTTGCCAAGAACCATCTTAAG ATTGCCTGA
- the LOC542388 gene encoding protein IN2-1 (The RefSeq protein has 3 substitutions compared to this genomic sequence) yields the protein MAAAAGPSSSVKESLPPALGSTSQPPPVFDGTTRLYICYFCPFAQRAWVTRNLKGLQDKMELVAIDLQDKPAWYKDKVYAQGTVPSLEHDSEVRGESLDLIRYIDSNFDGPALLPEDAAKRQFADELFASANAFTKALYSPLLSHAAVSDEVVAALDKLEADLSKFDDGPFFLGQFSLADVAYVTILERVQIYYSHLRNYDIAQGRPNLQEFIDEMNKIEAYAQTKNDPLFLLDLAKSHLKIA from the exons ATGGCCGCAGCCGCAGGGCCATCAAG CTCTGTGAAGGAGACGCTCCCGCCGGCCCTCGGCTCCACCTCCCAGCCACCTCCCGTCTTCGATGGCACCACCAG GCTGTACATCTGCTACTTCTGCCCGTTCGCTCAGCGCGCCTGGGTCACCAGGAACTTGAAG GGTTTGCAGGACAAGATGGAGCTGGTGGCCATCGATCTGCAGGACAAACCGGCTTGGTACAAGGACAAGGTTTACGCACAGGGCACG GTGCCTTCCCTGGAGCACGACAGCGAGGTCAGGGGCGAGAGCTTGGACCTGATCAGGTACATCGACAGCAACTTTGACGGCCCCGCGCTGCTCCCAGAG GATGCTGCGAAGAGGCAGTTTGCTGACGAACTGTTCGCGTCTGCCAACGCGTTCACCAAAGCCCTCTACTCGCCGTTGCTGTCCCACGCGGCCGTGTCAGACGAAGTTG TTGCGGCTCTGGATAAACTCGAAGCTGACCTATCCAAGTTCGACGACGGGCCCTTCTTCCTAGGCCAATTCAGCTTG GCGGATGTAGCGTACGTTACGATTCTGGAAAGGGTTCAGATATACTATTCCCATCTTAGGAACTACGACATCGCCCAAGGCAGGTCCAACCTACAGGAATTCATCGAcgagatgaacaagatcgaagcgTATGCGCAGACCAAGAACGATCCTCTGTTCTTGCTTGATCTTGCCAAGAACCATCTTAAG ATTGCCTGA
- the LOC103644585 gene encoding ent-kaurenoic acid oxidase, translating to MAADWAWWIGLLLGAVPLLVLAVWHSNDAGHCAAFALKRWRHHRGATRPRLPPGHMGLPFVGESLWLLWYYKFARRPGPGPDGFVDARRRRYYGGAARAGDVGVYRTHLFGSPTVLVCSPAANKFVLNSSQDGAFGIRWPAPELVGLSCLVNVEGRQHARLRGFVLAAINRPASLRAIAEVVQPRVVAALRSWADAKGTVSAATEIKKVTFENICKMFASMDPSPVTDMMDGWFAGLLAGLRAFPIDFPGTAYRHARACRRKLDAVFREEVQRRRRRREGTVDDATSRDLMSGLMEMEDEQGKKLCDDEVVDNIVSLIVAGYESTSNAMMWAVYHLAKSPHALHKLREENSVVSRDNKNGGFITLDDIPTMKYTAKVVEETIRVANVAPMVHRVAHRDVEYRGYTIPKGWRVVVWLRSLHTDARYYDDPLSFNPDRWDKPPKPGTYQVFGGGPRVCAGNMLARLQLSIMLHHLAVGYKWELLNPDAEVTYLPHSKPVDGAAMSFSRLDSV from the exons ATGGCGGCGGACTGGGCGTGGTGGATCGGCCTCCTCCTCGGCGCCGTTCCGCTGCTGGTGCTCGCTGTGTGGCACAGCAACGACGCCGGCCACTGCGCCGCCTTCGCGCTGAAGCGGTGGCGCCACCACCGTGGCGCGACGAGGCCGAGGCTCCCGCCGGGCCACATGGGGCTCCCGTTCGTGGGCGAGAGCCTCTGGCTGCTCTGGTACTACAAGTTCGCGcggcgccccggccccggccccgacGGCTTCGTGGACGCCAGGAGGAGACGCTACTACGGCGGGGCCGCCCGCGCGGGCGACGTGGGCGTGTACCGCACGCACCTATTCGGCTCGCCGACCGTCCTCGTCTGCTCGCCGGCGGCCAACAAGTTCGTCCTCAACTCCTCCCAGGATGGCGCCTTCGGCATCCgctggcccgcgcccgagctcgTCGGCCTCTCTTGTCTGGTCAACGTGGAGGGTCGCCAGCACGCCAGGCTCCGCGGGTTCGTCCTCGCCGCCATCAACCGCCCCGCCTCGCTCCGCGCCATCGCGGAGGTCGTCCAGCCGCGCGTCGTGGCGGCGCTGCGGTCGTGGGCGGACGCGAAGGGCACCGTCTCCGCCGCCACAGAGATCAAGAAA GTGACGTTCGAGAACATATGCAAGATGTTCGCGAGCATGGATCCGTCGCCTGTCACCGACATGATGGACGGGTGGTTCGCCGGCTTACTCGCTGGATTGAGGGCGTTCCCGATAGACTTCCCCGGAACGGCCTACCGTCACGCTCGCGCT TGCCGCAGAAAGCTGGACGCTGTGTTCAGGGAGGAGGtccagaggaggaggaggaggagggagggCACGGTGGACGACGCCACCAGCAGGGACTTGATGAGCGGGCTGATGGAGATGGAAGACGAGCAAGGGAAGAAGCTCTGCGACGACGAGGTGGTCGACAACATCGTCTCCCTCATCGTCGCGGGCTACGAGTCCACTTCCAACGCCATGATGTGGGCGGTCTATCACCTAGCCAAGTCTCCCCACGCTCTTCACAAGCTGAGG GAGGAGAACAGCGTCGTGAGTCGAGACAACAAGAACGGTGGCTTCATTACCCTGGACGACATCCCTACCATGAAGTACACTGCCAAG GTGGTAGAAGAAACAATCCGAGTAGCCAACGTAGCTCCGATGGTCCATCGCGTAGCACATAGAGATGTCGAGTACAGAG GTTATACGATTCCGAAAGGGTGGAGGGTCGTGGTGTGGCTGCGCTCCCTGCATACCGACGCCCGCTACTACGATGATCCACTCAGCTTCAACCCGGACAGATGGGAC AAGCCGCCAAAGCCAGGAACGTACCAGGTGTTCGGTGGAGGGCCTAGGGTCTGCGCTGGGAACATGCTGGCGAGGCTGCAGCTCAGCATCATGCTCCACCATCTAGCTGTTGGATACAA ATGGGAGCTGCTTAATCCTGATGCTGAGGTCACATACCTTCCCCACTCGAAACCGGTGGATGGGGCCGCCATGTCGTTTAGCAGATTGGACTCCGTTTAA